A stretch of DNA from Dehalococcoidia bacterium:
CGCCGGGCGCTCATCGCCGACATCGACTCCCGTCTCGCCGAACCCCAGGAACTCATCGTGGCCCGAGAGCGTGTACAGTCCGCCGAGGCGGAGATCGAGGCCATCCGCCGCGAGCAGCGCGAGGTGGAAGCGCAGCTCGATGACCTGGACTCCAAAATTGGCACCCTGGAGAAGAAGCTGTACGACGGCTCGATCCGCAACCCCAAGGAGCTGACGGACCTCCAGAAAGAGGTGGAGCACCTGAAGCAGAGGCGCAGGGCCCTGGACGAGCAGGGCCTGGCGCTGATGGAGCGCAGCGACGAGGCGGCAGCGGCGCTGGAGAAGGCGCGACAGCAGGCCGCCGAGTTGGAGCGAGCCTGGCGCCAGGACGTGGCGGACCTCAAGGCCACGCAGGAGCGGGCGCGGCGCGAGGTGTCCCAACTGGATGAAGAGAGGCAGCGCCGCATCCAGGCGATGGAGCGGGACGTCCTGAGCCTGTACG
This window harbors:
- a CDS encoding C4-type zinc ribbon domain-containing protein, which translates into the protein MTSAADLFGLQEIDLARDSRRALIADIDSRLAEPQELIVARERVQSAEAEIEAIRREQREVEAQLDDLDSKIGTLEKKLYDGSIRNPKELTDLQKEVEHLKQRRRALDEQGLALMERSDEAAAALEKARQQAAELERAWRQDVADLKATQERARREVSQLDEERQRRIQAMERDVLSLYEALRPKKAGRAVARVERGACQGCRLSLPTHVVQRARSAGTIVQCPSCERILVAG